Genomic window (Rhizobium brockwellii):
GATGAAGGACAATATCGTCGTCATGCCGCTGCCGAAGATCGGCGACAAGGGCGTGAGCCCGAACGGAACCTGGATCTGGGGCATTTCCGCGACCTCGGAAAACCCTGAGATCGCCGGCAAGTTCCTGAGCTTCCTGCTGAAGGACAAGGAGTACCGGGAGTACGCCAAGAGCCAGTCCGCCTATCCGGGCCTGAAGAGCTTCGCCGCCGAATCGCCGCTCTATGCGGAAGGCGGTCCGCTCGCCGTCGCCTTTGAGCAGGCTTCCAAGACCGCGATCGCCCGGCCGCCGCACCCGGCCTACCCGACGATCACCTCGGCCTTCATGCAGGCCGTCGACAAGATCTTCAACGGTGGTGACGCGCAGGAAGCGCTGACGGCCGCCGCCAAGAAGATCGACGAGGATATCGAGGACAACGCCGGCTACCCACCCTTCGACGAGCAGAAGTGAGGGGTTTTGACGGGGCCGGCTCGTCCTGCCGGCCCTGGACTATCTCGGGAGGATGACTGATGAGGAGGAAACAATGACTTTGCAACAGACCTCCACGCCCGCTTTGCGACGTCCGGCGAAACGCCGCGACAACAAGCGGCTCTGGCAGGAAATGGCGATGATCGCGCCTGCCTTTCTGCTTATGGCGATATTCCTGATCACGCCGTTCCTCTTGTCCTTCTGGACGGCGATGACCAACCAGCCGCTCGTGCCGCGCCCGACGCCGGTGCGCTTCGTCGGCCTCCTGAATTTCGAGCGCGTTTTCACCGATCCGCTGTTCTGGACCTCGCTGTGGAACGTCACGCGCTTCACCGTCTGGGTGCTGCCGCTGCAGTGCGGCCTCGCTTTCCTGACCGCGCTACTCTTGCATCAGAAGCTGCCGATGCAAAACCTGCTGCGCGGCCTGTTCTTCCTGCCGGCGATCACCTCCATGGTGGTGGTCTGCGTCATCTGGGGCACGCTTTTCCAGTACCCGAGCGGCCCGCTCAACCAGATCGTCGGGTTCCTTTCCGGCGGCACGATTCAGCCGATTGACTGGCTCGGCGACCCCAACTGGGCGATGTTCTCCATCGTGTTGCTTTCAGCCTGGCAGGCCTATGGCTTTCAGATGATCATCTATCTCGCCGGCCTGCAGGGCATTCCCGAAGAACTATACGATGCCGCCCGCATCGACGGAGCAAGCGCGCTGCGCCGCTTCTGGCACGTCACCATGCCCGGCCTTCGCCCGACCCATGTCTTCGTGCTGGTCATCACCACGATCCAGGCCTTCAAGCTCTATACGCAGGTGGCGATCCTCACCCAGGGCGGCCCGAACGAAAGCACCGAAACCGTTGTCCACTACATGGTGCGCGCCGGCTTCGAGGAGCAGAAACTCGGCTACGCATCGGCCGTGTCCGTCATCCTCTTCGTCATCGTTCTTCTGATCGCGCTCCTGCAACGCAAACTCCTGAGGCGCTTCGATGTCTGATCTCGCTTTGACCCAGCCCGTCCCGCTGGCAATCGCACGGGGCAACGGCAAGAGAAGCCTGCGCATCGTGCAGAGCCTCTGCATCCTGGTCATCGCGCTGGTGATGATCTCACCGCTGTTCATGCTGCTGATCGCCAGCCTGAAGGACGACCGCTTCCGCATCCTCGCCGACATGGGCAGCTTCCGCGCCTTCTGGGTCAGCGACCCGACGCTGTCGAACTATAAGGAGATCGCCCATTTCTCCGGCGAGTTGGCCTATGGCCGATATCTCTTCAATTCGCTGGCGATCCTCGTCGCCACAGTCGTCTCGGGACTGGTCATCAATTCCATGGCGGGCTTCGTTCTCGCCTGGGGTTCGCTGCGCGGCAAGGCGGCGCTCTTGGCGCTGGTCGTCGCGCTCTATGTCATCCCGCAGGAAAGCATCATCATGCCGCTCGTCGTCATGATGTCGCGGGCGGGGCTGACGGATACTTTCGCGGTGCAGATCCTACCGTGGGTGGCAAGCCCGCTCTATGTCTTCCTCTTCTACCAGTTCTTCGCGCAGCTGCCGAAAGAACTCTATGAAGCGGCGGAAATGGACGGCGCATCGGCCTTCCGCATCTACCGGTCGATCTACATGCCGCTCAGCCTGCCGGCACTCGCCACGGTCTCGATCCTCATGGGCATCGAAAGCTGGAACCAGTATCTCTGGCCGACGCTGGTCACCCAGACCGACTATGCTCGGCCGATTGCCGTCGCCATCGCCACCTTCTTCGGACAGGACAGCATCTACTGGGACCGCGCCATGGCCGCCTCGGTGCTGATGATGATCCCGGTCCTCATTCTCTATCTGGCTTTCCAGCGCTGGTTCGTCAGTTCATTCGTCGGCTCCGCCGTGAAAGGTTGATCATGTCTCTGCAGGCAAAATCCGAAACGTCAGCACCTGAAACCATTGAAGCGGAACTGCCCGAAGGCACGGTGCTGCATCTCTGGCTGAAGGCGCGCCATGCCGGCGGCGAGGCGAAGCTCTTCGTCGCCGTTGATGGCAACGACATCGGCGAGCCCTCGACCCGCCGCACAGGGGAATTTGAGTTCTTCGCTGTGACGCTCGCGAAAGGCGGTCGTGCCACGCTGTCCTATGATGCGACAACCACAGCGCTCTCCGTCGCTTACTCCTTCCGGCCGGAAACCGTGATGAAGGAGGGCATCCGCGTCCTGTACAGCGATGCCCGCACCGCCGCCCCCGAGGTGCCCGACAGCTACCATTTCCGCCCGCCCTTCGGCTGGATGAACGATCCGAACGGTTTTGGACGGTTCGGCGGAAACGCTCACCTCTTCTACCAGCATTATCCTCATGAGCCGCGCTGGAACACTATGCACTGGGGCCATGCCGTCTCGAAGGATTTCGTCCGCTGGAGGCATCTGCCCATGTTCCTCTTCCCGGCAGCGCATCTATCGGAAAAGGACGACGGCCGCGGCGGTGCCTTCTCCGGCTCGGCGATCCCCGGCTCCGGCCCGAAAGGCGAGGAGATCCGGGTCTTCTACACCGAGCATGTTCGTGACCGGCAACCGGAAGAGCAAATCCAGCTTTCCGCGGTCAGCCGCGACGGCATCGTCGCCGGGCCGTCGGAAATCGTGATGCCGCTGCGCCCGGAAGGCTTGAACCTCACCACCGATTTCCGCGACCCCTATGTCTTCAAAGGCCCGGACGGGCGCTGGAAGATGCTGCTCGGCAGCCGCGACAGGCAGGGCGGCGTCGTATTGCTCTATGAAACGGCAGACGCGCAAGGCGCCGATGGCTGGACCTTCCTCGGCATCCTCCATCGTGAGGACGGTTTCGGCATGACGGCGGCGGAATGCCCCTGCATGGTGCCGCTTTCCGGCAAAAACGCAGAAACCCGCTGGGCGTTGATCTTCGGTCTGCTCACCAGCCGCGACCCGCCCACCGGCCGCCGCAACCTCACCTCTGTCACCGTCGGCGGCTTCGATGGCCGCACCTTCACTGCGGAGTTCGTGCAGGAGTTGGATTTCGGTTCGGATGCCTATG
Coding sequences:
- a CDS encoding carbohydrate ABC transporter permease; this encodes MTLQQTSTPALRRPAKRRDNKRLWQEMAMIAPAFLLMAIFLITPFLLSFWTAMTNQPLVPRPTPVRFVGLLNFERVFTDPLFWTSLWNVTRFTVWVLPLQCGLAFLTALLLHQKLPMQNLLRGLFFLPAITSMVVVCVIWGTLFQYPSGPLNQIVGFLSGGTIQPIDWLGDPNWAMFSIVLLSAWQAYGFQMIIYLAGLQGIPEELYDAARIDGASALRRFWHVTMPGLRPTHVFVLVITTIQAFKLYTQVAILTQGGPNESTETVVHYMVRAGFEEQKLGYASAVSVILFVIVLLIALLQRKLLRRFDV
- a CDS encoding carbohydrate ABC transporter permease → MSDLALTQPVPLAIARGNGKRSLRIVQSLCILVIALVMISPLFMLLIASLKDDRFRILADMGSFRAFWVSDPTLSNYKEIAHFSGELAYGRYLFNSLAILVATVVSGLVINSMAGFVLAWGSLRGKAALLALVVALYVIPQESIIMPLVVMMSRAGLTDTFAVQILPWVASPLYVFLFYQFFAQLPKELYEAAEMDGASAFRIYRSIYMPLSLPALATVSILMGIESWNQYLWPTLVTQTDYARPIAVAIATFFGQDSIYWDRAMAASVLMMIPVLILYLAFQRWFVSSFVGSAVKG
- a CDS encoding beta-fructofuranosidase, with translation MSLQAKSETSAPETIEAELPEGTVLHLWLKARHAGGEAKLFVAVDGNDIGEPSTRRTGEFEFFAVTLAKGGRATLSYDATTTALSVAYSFRPETVMKEGIRVLYSDARTAAPEVPDSYHFRPPFGWMNDPNGFGRFGGNAHLFYQHYPHEPRWNTMHWGHAVSKDFVRWRHLPMFLFPAAHLSEKDDGRGGAFSGSAIPGSGPKGEEIRVFYTEHVRDRQPEEQIQLSAVSRDGIVAGPSEIVMPLRPEGLNLTTDFRDPYVFKGPDGRWKMLLGSRDRQGGVVLLYETADAQGADGWTFLGILHREDGFGMTAAECPCMVPLSGKNAETRWALIFGLLTSRDPPTGRRNLTSVTVGGFDGRTFTAEFVQELDFGSDAYAFQAFVDGDEPVGIAWLANWTDFSRKDDFPTAMTLPRRMLLDGDTVLTPPVAAVESLRHQLLDDTALAAGETVPLGTGAVEIVLDLTAPGAAFDLTFDHPDVDLGVKLDADGLAIVFDARTGLTPPRYVAAGAKPSSLRIFLDAGSIEVFADNGRWTGSKRIPGFAAARSATLTGAVVEAGVWQLKL